Proteins encoded in a region of the Actinomycetota bacterium genome:
- a CDS encoding aldehyde dehydrogenase family protein, with the protein SDPLSVFRFRERISAGMVSVNNSTSGAEAHLPFGGNGRSGNGSRQSGVWVLDQFTRWQSMNWDYSGHLQKAQMDVADVEADLGFRLPE; encoded by the coding sequence GAGCGACCCGCTGAGCGTCTTCCGCTTCCGCGAACGCATCTCGGCGGGCATGGTGAGCGTGAACAACTCGACCTCGGGCGCCGAGGCGCACCTGCCGTTCGGCGGCAACGGACGCAGCGGGAACGGCTCGCGGCAGTCGGGCGTCTGGGTCCTCGACCAGTTCACCCGCTGGCAGTCGATGAACTGGGACTACTCGGGCCACCTACAGAAGGCGCAGATGGACGTCGCCGACGTCGAGGCCGATCTGGGGTTCCGCCTGCCGGAGTGA